In one window of Neofelis nebulosa isolate mNeoNeb1 chromosome 15, mNeoNeb1.pri, whole genome shotgun sequence DNA:
- the LOC131495430 gene encoding protein S100-A12-like, producing the protein MTKLEEHLEGIINVFHRYSSRVGDPDTLSKGELKQLITRELTNSLQNTKDQATIDKIFQDLDADKDGQVTFDEFVVLVSRVLRTAHVNIHKE; encoded by the exons ATGACTAAGCTGGAAGAACACTTGGAGGGGATCATTAATGTCTTCCACCGGTATTCAAGCCGGGTGGGGGATCCTGACACCCTTTCCAAGGGTGAGCTGAAGCAGCTGATCACAAGGGAACTTACAAACTCCCTCCAG AATACCAAAGATCAAGCTACCATTGACAAGATATTCCAAGATCTGGATGCTGATAAAGATGGACAGGTCACCTTTGATGAATTTGTAGTCCTGGTGTCTCGCGTGCTACGGACCGCCCATGTCAATATCCACAAAGAGTAG
- the LOC131495698 gene encoding protein S100-A15A, protein MTGTPVEESLFQIIHCYHQYAAQEGDVETLSLEELKALLMDNVPRFMESLGRKEPYYISELFRAADKNKDNQICFDEFLFVLGRLVRDYHLHYHRQQCAHYCAQHSLY, encoded by the exons ATGACAGGCACACCAGTGGAGGAATCCCTCTTCCAAATCATCCACTGCTACCACCAGTATGCAGCCCAGGAGGGAGACGTGGAGACCCTGTCCCTGGAGGAGTTGAAGGCTCTGCTTATGGACAATGTACCCCGCTTCATGGAGAGCCTG ggCCGGAAGGAGCCCTACTACATCTCAGAGTTGTTCCGGGCTGCAGACAAGAACAAGGACAACCAGATCTGCTTTGATGAATTCCTCTTCGTCCTGGGCCGTCTGGTGAGGGACTACCACCTGCACTACCACCGGCAGCAGTGTGCCCACTACTGCGCCCAGCACAGCCTCTACTAG
- the S100A8 gene encoding protein S100-A8 produces MALAAGQILAAIKGSRHSALHVFCQLCFRETWWGRSLGTMLTELETAINSLIDVYHKYSLEKGNYHALYRDDLKKLLETECPRYMKKKDADTWFKELDVNSDGAINFEEFLILVIKVGVATHEDIHRE; encoded by the exons ATGGCCCTGGCAGCTGGCCAAATCCTGGCTGCTATAAAAGGGAGCCGACACTCAGCCCTGCATGTCTTCTGTCAACTCTGTTTCAGGGAGACCTG GTGGGGCAGATCCTTGGGCACCATGCTGACGGAACTGGAGACTGCTATAAACTCCCTCATTGACGTTTACCACAAATACTCCTTGGAGAAGGGGAATTACCATGCCCTCTACAGGGATGATTTGAAGAAATTGTTAGAGACAGAGTGTCCTCGGTACATGAAG aaaaaggatGCAGACACCTGGTTCAAAGAGTTGGATGTCAATAGTGATGGTGCAATTAACTTTGAAGAGTTCCTCATACTGGTGATAAAGGTGGGTGTGGCAACCCATGAAGATATCCACCGAGAGTAG